The proteins below come from a single Desulfurobacterium atlanticum genomic window:
- the rpsH gene encoding 30S ribosomal protein S8, which produces MMMDTVADFLSRIRNANLVYKEYVDTQYSKVNEAIAKILKEEGFIKDYEVIEEPFKRARNPENRRKVLRIHLKYGPNRERVINEIKRVSKPGRRVYVGVEDIPLVKAGLGVAILSTNKGIIPGYKARKLGVGGEVLCYVW; this is translated from the coding sequence ATGATGATGGATACAGTTGCAGATTTTCTTTCAAGGATTCGCAACGCAAACCTTGTATATAAAGAGTATGTTGATACTCAATACTCAAAGGTTAATGAGGCTATAGCTAAAATTCTTAAAGAAGAAGGTTTCATAAAGGATTATGAGGTGATAGAAGAACCCTTTAAAAGGGCTAGAAATCCTGAAAACAGAAGAAAGGTTTTAAGGATTCATTTAAAATATGGTCCTAACAGAGAAAGAGTTATTAATGAGATAAAAAGAGTATCTAAGCCTGGTAGAAGAGTATATGTTGGTGTAGAAGATATTCCTCTTGTGAAAGCTGGACTTGGTGTTGCCATTCTCTCTACCAACAAGGGAATAATTCCAGGTTATAAGGCGAGAAAGCTTGGTGTTGGTGGAGAAGTTCTCTGTTACGTATGGTAA